A segment of the Nostoc sp. TCL26-01 genome:
CGCCTCTGGGGGTAAGCGTTTGAGAATTAATACCTGACAGTTAACATCAGGACGACCCTTAATACAAGTACTACGTAGTTCTCCAGTGGGATCAGTTTTGACCCACATTTCCAACTCTTCCAAAATTGGCGGTGTTTCTGGAGTAGCGGCTAGGTTCTCTACGGGATCAATCAAGTCACTGCTATCACCTGATTTAGATTGACGCACCCGCATGGGAACAGTGGTTGCTTGTTCTTTGTTTTGATTAAGGTAAAAGTCTTGTAATCTGCGTTTTAAATAAGCGTTTAACCAAGTAATCACACTCCCGTATGTAGGATCGTATTTTTGTCCCGTCAACCCTTCACAAATATTGCGACAAAAATATAGCCAAGTCTGTTGCAGCGCATCTTGATAATAGGGAGTGCTTTCCCTCCAAAGTTTTTTGGCACTCAAGCGAATGATTTGCGTGAGCAGCTTTTGACGCTGAGGACTTCCGGGTGGATTTCCGCAGGCTTGGGTAACTAAGTGGCGTAGCTGTTCATCGAATTCAACCATAATCATCTGAACGAAAAAAGCAAGAAAGCATTAGGAGCAGCAAGAATATATTAGTATTACCTGTTGTCATACTCCAGAGAATGCCTCTGTATCGTAATGTTATAGTAGGGAACAGGGAATAGGGAATAGGCAATAGGCAATAGTATCAGTAGCGACTGTCTGAAAAGTCAAGCGATCCAGAACAAAAAAATCAAGCAGAGAAAGTAAAGAAAAAAGAATCAAGGAGAAAAAAACAGCATCTCAAAGCCAGCTATGCTGTGATCTGTAAACAGAGAAGCCAAAGCACAACAAGCTATGGTAAACCATCTTAGTATAAAAAGATGATCTTGATTAAGGAGACACGGTCACAGATTCATCAGTAAAACGCCAAGGCAAATGGTCGGTTTGGTATTGAGTGAAGCTACCGCTACAATCAACCGACAACTTTTTGCAACATTTTAGCCTTGCCACGCCACTACACGCACTGTGATTTTTTGTGTAAGCACAGGCTACGCCAACAAAAAGCAAATAGCAGTTCTATATAACTTTTTCACTCTTAGACAAAAACTCAAACTAAATTCCTATATGAACTCAGATATCATTTTAATTGGTCCTATGAGAACCGGAAAAAGTACTCTGGGTAAACTACTAGCAGAAAAGCTCAATTTACCTCAAATTTCTATGGATGAATTGCGCTACAACTATTACAAACAGATTGGTTATGATGAGGATTTAGCAAAAAAACTGAGAGTAGAAGGAGGTTTTGGAGCAATATACAAATATTGGAAGCCATTTGAGGCTTATGCAGTGGAAAAGTTACTAGCTGAACACAACAATTGTGTGATTGACTTTGGTGCTGGTCACTCAGTTTATGACGATGCTCCCCTATTTTATCGTGTCCAAAAAGCACTGGAACCATACCCAAATGTCATTCTTTTACTTCCTTCTGCTGATTTAGATGAATCAGTGCAAATTATTGAGAAAAGAATGGGTGAGTTTAAAGAGGGTGATATTAACTGGCACGAATATTTTGTCAAACATCCGGCAAATTATAAGTTAGCCAAGACTGTAGTTTATACAAAAGATAAAACGCCAGAAGAAACACGGGATGAGATTTTGCGTCTCATCTAGAAGTAATAAGTGTAAACGCTCATCACAAAAATTCCTTATGCTGCATATCGCAAAATTTCGACTTCAGCACCTTTATTAACTGCTTCCTCTGCGCGTTGTAAAACCTGTTCGCTAACAGCAGCACTTAAATAATATTCGCCGCAATTATGACAAACATCTGCTGGGACACTTTTGAGAATAACGATCGCATCATCTCGCTCTAAAGTTACTGTCACTAATCCTGGTTGAGTGTTGCCGTGTTTACATATAAAGCAAGCATTCATATAAAATATCTCAAACAGATTGTATCAAGGAAAAGTTCTATAAATATCTTTACGATGTGCGACTCTTTGACAAATTAATGTTTGTGTTTCTTTGTCAAAACTAATACCTATTCTGTAATCACCTACGCGAATATTTATCATCGTAGCCTTTCATTTTTTGCAAATAGCCTAAATCAAAGGGGTTTTCTGATTCAAGTGATTGAAAGACGATTGGTTCAATCCTAGCTTGAATATCTTGTGGTAAATCTGCTAATTCTTTTAAGAACTTTTTAGTATATTCAACTTTCCACATTCTTTTGTTTTAATGATTGGTAATATTTCCAGGCTTCATCTTTAGCGAGACGTTCATCATTTTCTGACTCTGCCATGAGTTTGATTAGTCCATAATTTTCTAAGATTTCTTCAATTTTCTCAAAGTCAGCTATAGGAATTTGTACAGCGATCGGTTGTTGATTTTCATCCATAATGTAATTTTTGGTGATTTCTAGCATTTTTCTGAGATCAGGTTGATAATTTTGCATCACTTAAATCATGTCGTAAATAGTATCATCTTCGCTGTAGCCTTTTAGTAATTGCTCAGATGCAAGACGATGCCAAGCTGCTTCTTCTTGTTCTTCTGTAGGTTCATTGACTACGATTAACTTACCCTGATTATCAGCACCTAATTGTTGGTTAGCATTAAGCAATTCAATTCCATAAATTGTGCCATCAGGAACAATATCTACATTCATTTCTTCACTGATTTGAATGGTTTCTACTTGTACAGTTTTTTCTTGGAGACAGATATAAGCTATGTTGCATCTTGGATCGTAAGTAAGTTTCATCGCTAGGCTGTTGTTTTTTCAACGTTTGTCATGTTTTCATTCGTAACTGACAAACCAATTCCTTCAATAATTACTTGGCGGAGAGTTTCTTGTCCACCAAACCGCTTGACAGCATCTAATATCTCAATACCAGCTAATTTTCCTTCTGCATCATAATCGGCGGCGATACCTTGGGCTAAATGTTGTGTTGTTACAGTTGTTTCGCTGAAAGTGATACTGAGAGCATCGACTTCGGCATCATAGCTAATTTTCATAGGAATATCTCTTTTTAGAAGTAATAAGTGTAAACGGTTATAATTACAATCTCTGTGGCTTTTTCAATGAATATCGGGCGGATTCGTTTTGTAGCATAAACCTTACCATTCCATTCTTGACCAAAGGTAAAGTCTTTTTGGCATTGTAAACGATTTTCTTCAGCTTCTCCCCAGGAACTATTGCGGATGGCTTCTTCTACTTCAGCTATTGTAAAACCGCGTTTTGTCACATAACCCAAAGCGTGTTGGGAAAATCTAATTGGCTTCACTCCCGTTTGATCTCCTCTTAGTCGGTCTATCATTCCTTTACAAATATTACGACGCTGTTATTGCCAGACTAGCTGCGTCGCCAAATTTTGATATTTCCGCTATAGTCTCCGGTTAAAGGTAGGGTGTTGGCTGTGTGTGTTTTTAGGGAGTCAAAATTCCGGCAAAAGATGTGTAGTCAGATGCGCTGCTAAAATCAAGGTGCGATCGCAATACCAACCTAGTTTTTATTGTTTCATCCTAACTCTTACTGGTCTTTATTTTGTTGTCATTCTGTGAGTTTATTGATGCAAATAATGGCTTTTATCTGTTGAATGTAGCTTTTCTTTTTGTTGAGCATCTATGAGACTTTGCTGCTGATTCATGAATTCTTCAAATAAGTTAAAAAATCTGCCTACTGCACTTCTTTCATCAGCAGAATTAAAGAGAATGATGCTTGCCCATAATTGTCCAGTTTCAACCCGAAATTTTTCTCTGATCCATTGTAAAAAGGTTTGGAATTCTTTTTCTTGTTCAGTTAAAGGTATACCGAGTTCACGCCGAGCAAAATAATATCCATCTAAAAATGCTTGAAGATTAAAGATAGAATGTCTGCCCAGATACATCGCAGGTCTTTTTTTAATTTTTTGTAATAAATCGTAGAGATTATCCATACTTAACTCACTGAATGGCTTAATTCAAAAGTAAATTTCAGTTATTTGAAGTTCTTTACCTATTTCCATAATAGGTGAATAGAGATTTTCCATCCAATCTAATCTGGTAATTCCTTGATAGTGAATGTTATCAAATACAATTTCAATATCATCTATTTGAATGATAATACCTTCATGATGACCAGTGGTAGCAATCAATTCTCCAATACTATCATCATATATTCTGCCGTAGATTGGATCTTGTGAACCTGTATCCAATTTAATATACTTACCGCGAACTCCTTGTGATTCTAAAAATTCTTTGATAGCTCTAGCACAAGGAATACAGTCAAAAATTCCGTAATTATTGGCAATCTGAATGATTTGTTGATAGATAGCATCATCTCTATTCAAAATCATGAATTATCTTGCGTACAGTCAGCTATAGAAGTTGCTGATTTTCATCCATAACTAAATTTTTGATTATTTCTAACATTTTTCTGACATCAGATTGATTGTTTACATTGCTTAAATCGTGTCGTAGATAGCATCATCTTCGCTGTAGCCTTTTAATAATTGTTCAGCTGCAAGACGTTGCCAAGCTGCTTCTTCTTGTTCTGCTTCTGTGGGTTCAGTGACGAGAATAATTACTGTTACCTGCTGATTATTTGCTAACTGTTGCCAAATCACATCTGGTAATTCTATTTTGCCTTGAGTGGTGACGTTTGCTGTCAATTCGTATGCTTTCATGTTGGTTTTAATGTTTGTCAGTCTTACT
Coding sequences within it:
- a CDS encoding shikimate kinase codes for the protein MRTGKSTLGKLLAEKLNLPQISMDELRYNYYKQIGYDEDLAKKLRVEGGFGAIYKYWKPFEAYAVEKLLAEHNNCVIDFGAGHSVYDDAPLFYRVQKALEPYPNVILLLPSADLDESVQIIEKRMGEFKEGDINWHEYFVKHPANYKLAKTVVYTKDKTPEETRDEILRLI
- a CDS encoding papain fold toxin domain-containing protein yields the protein MILNRDDAIYQQIIQIANNYGIFDCIPCARAIKEFLESQGVRGKYIKLDTGSQDPIYGRIYDDSIGELIATTGHHEGIIIQIDDIEIVFDNIHYQGITRLDWMENLYSPIMEIGKELQITEIYF
- a CDS encoding DUF2283 domain-containing protein, with translation MKISYDAEVDALSITFSETTVTTQHLAQGIAADYDAEGKLAGIEILDAVKRFGGQETLRQVIIEGIGLSVTNENMTNVEKTTA
- a CDS encoding sigma-70 family RNA polymerase sigma factor, which encodes MVEFDEQLRHLVTQACGNPPGSPQRQKLLTQIIRLSAKKLWRESTPYYQDALQQTWLYFCRNICEGLTGQKYDPTYGSVITWLNAYLKRRLQDFYLNQNKEQATTVPMRVRQSKSGDSSDLIDPVENLAATPETPPILEELEMWVKTDPTGELRSTCIKGRPDVNCQVLILKRLPPEASWKELSEEFKLAIPTLSSFYQRQCLPRLRKFAESEGML
- a CDS encoding type II toxin-antitoxin system MqsA family antitoxin, whose protein sequence is MNACFICKHGNTQPGLVTVTLERDDAIVILKSVPADVCHNCGEYYLSAAVSEQVLQRAEEAVNKGAEVEILRYAA
- a CDS encoding DUF4258 domain-containing protein, producing MIDRLRGDQTGVKPIRFSQHALGYVTKRGFTIAEVEEAIRNSSWGEAEENRLQCQKDFTFGQEWNGKVYATKRIRPIFIEKATEIVIITVYTYYF
- a CDS encoding DUF2283 domain-containing protein; this translates as MKLTYDPRCNIAYICLQEKTVQVETIQISEEMNVDIVPDGTIYGIELLNANQQLGADNQGKLIVVNEPTEEQEEAAWHRLASEQLLKGYSEDDTIYDMI
- a CDS encoding type II toxin-antitoxin system RelE/ParE family toxin, encoding MWKVEYTKKFLKELADLPQDIQARIEPIVFQSLESENPFDLGYLQKMKGYDDKYSRR